From the genome of Asterias amurensis chromosome 17, ASM3211899v1, one region includes:
- the LOC139949500 gene encoding uncharacterized protein: MKHSCKWELCGDHHDSVANSSADKSGCMSDTVKFCDDLCIMITDHSNRREDQRLTFFLEIGATEPSDKDGEMNIMSMEPQLRLIVNNVEDQHATITAQGQKGVFDTSTPTEIADDSTPTPVQKFTKKQLHVEDKEMAFSQNECEQFFRRLSRESLCTDWEKVATHCGLPYGEIEIIKHDYSKLEERSFQFLVNLRQKFPDLTIWSGKLCKALRQEERNDLVARLEEFTSRGL, encoded by the exons ATGAAGCACTCCTGCAAATGGGAATTGTGTGGAGATCATCACGATTCCGTTGCAAATTCTAGTGCAGACAAATCTGGCTGTATGAGTGACACAGTAAAGTTTTGTGATGACCTCTGCATAATGATTACAGATCACTCTAATAGGAGAGAAGACCAACGTCTCACCTTTTTCTTGGAGATTGGAGCAACAGAACCTTCAGACAAA GATGGAGAAATGAACATCATGTCAATGGAACCACAGCTGCGACTAATTGTTAATAATGTTGAAGATCAACATGCTACAATAACCGCACAG GGCCAGAAAGGAGTGTTTGATACAAGTACGCCCACAGAGATAGCAGATGACTCCACCCCAACTCCAGTACAAAAGTTCACGAAgaaacaactacatgtagaaG ATAAAGAGATGGCCTTCTCACAAAATGAGTGTGAGCAATTCTTCAGACGTCTCTCTAGGGAGAGTCTTTGTACTGACTGGGAAAAGGTAGCAACGCATTGTGGATTACCGTATGGTGAAATTGAGATCATCAAACATGATTATTCCAAACTGGAGGAGAGATCATTCCAATTTCTGGTCAACCTGAGGCAAAAATTTCCTGATCTGACTATTTGGTCGGGGAAATTATGTAAAGCTCTTCGTCAAGAAGAAAGGAACGACTTGGTGGCACGGCTGGAAGAGTTCACATCACGAGGTTTGTAA
- the LOC139950068 gene encoding uncharacterized protein gives MSPGRPLATSANKTKHDAQYEVLCFNSPMAKTVDKTKYENPKPQDSDCSYGKTEPESHKTNAVTTQFCNTTQQAFDVTTLNCHIPPKGNEYTLAVVETRVSPIYQDHILDRPTSKERIKTKENTSSRVNKQNPCNYRNSEITGMSASTKPEPKPRRKTSAQGKTDARETLTNSTKQMPHQRHTSTCTDELNQKGQETERSGNEYTLAVVETRVSPIYQDHIPDRPTSKERIKTKENTSSIVNKQNPCNYRNSEITGMSASTKPEPKPRRKTSAQGKTDAKETLTNSTKQMPHQRHTSTCTDELNQKGQETERSAPKIKSKPKHKQQTPGKELPAIKKHLKQFKEHLQREVFNEQLKQQGGSDITSKVLADLNFTGRMMDKRGGSLQLTSHEGSKATFLQF, from the exons ATGAGTCCAGGGAGACCTTTGGCCACATCAGCTAACAAGACAAAACATGATGCTCAATATGAAGTATTGTGTTTTAATAGTCCTATGGCAAAAACAgtggacaaaacaaaatatgagaaTCCAAAGCCCCAAGACTCTGACTGCAGTTATGGGAAAACGGAACCAGAAAGCCATAAAACTAACGCGGTAACTACACAATTCTGCAACACCACACAACAAGCCTTTGACGTGACTACACTTAACTGCCACATCCCACCAAAAGGCAACGAGTACACTCTGGCTGTGGTGGAGACCAGAGTTTCTCCG ATTTATCAAGATCACATTCTTGACCGTCCAACATCAAAGGAAAGAATAAAAACCAAAGAGAACACATCGTCCAGAGTCAATAAACAAAATCCATGCAACTATCGAAACAGTGAAATTACTGGGATGTCAGCTTCGACAAAGCCAGAGCCTAAACCAAGACGAAAAACATCTGCCCAGGGGAAAACTGATGCTAGAGAAACCTTGACAAACTCTACGAAGCAGATGCCACATCAAAgacatacaagtacatgtactgatGAGCTCAATCAAAAGGGCCAAGAGACCGAGAGGTCAGGCAACGAGTACACTCTGGCTGTGGTGGAGACCAGAGTTTCTCCG ATTTATCAAGATCACATTCCTGACCGTCCAACATCAAAGGAAAGAATAAAAACCAAAGAGAACACATCGTCCATAGTCAATAAACAAAATCCATGCAACTATCGAAACAGTGAAATTACTGGGATGTCAGCTTCGACAAAGCCAGAGCCTAAACCAAGACGAAAAACATCTGCCCAGGGGAAAACTGATGCTAAAGAAACCTTGACAAACTCCACTAAGCAGATGCCACATCAAAgacatacaagtacatgtactgatGAGCTCAATCAAAAGGGCCAAGAGACCGAGAGGTCAGCTCCCAAAATCAAAAGCAAGCCCAAACACAAGCAACAGACACCTGGAAAAGAGTTACCTGCAATCAAAAAACACCTGAAGCAGTTCAAAGAACACCTGCAGCGGGAGGTGTTCAATGAGCAGTTGAAGCAGCAAGGGGGTAGTGACATTACCAGCAAGGTTCTGGCCGATCTTAATTTCACAGGTCGCATGATGGACAAGAGAGGCGGAAGTTTACAGCTGACGTCACATG AGGGCTCAAAGGCAACATTCCTGCAATTTTGA
- the LOC139949498 gene encoding uncharacterized protein: MSMMKGHRIFSFKKPHNFLESKSQHGHSPKMEKATKDSHIYETNLDCKGPHGGTSKMSLKKSSTHAEKACDNCYTTNERKQPQSENSESVIYCHCIPPFAKETDLPTAVVYSSIPEQQTAALTRVPSNYEDPIYQNVSPKYKVKLETPREENKSSGHKQQNEVHLRHKSEAAEISHTKPVPNARGGTPSNRINKAQEPSNEQKGQKHYQRCTDDVTKEDNATRVSDTKHKPVPRPKRLRDSCKEIHESEDPLEEYMERGQHEKNKATKKPSFIKKLETKLEAGQRATCKEMPETEENLKDAKGQTQDEKRDLTQKDKVPASKKKPQTELSPGQQTSCKEIPEIEEHLVEFRKQLKQQEGCRDITSMVVSNLNFKGRMMDKKGGCLQLKSHGVVLYIPPDALGDEPQEIYIYVQQNLKSSHHTVKNGFVSPIVHCGTSGLKFNLPVILTFPVQSKSSSPKLMGVRQDSSTQPWVDSSDCSSEVVLFHDGLCTVISDHFTGFGAVEQYDEEHPVTGPHSVKLRVGVFIAQHETIDPVNGCMQLRVRIWDESPETCEYIKQAEENSTAMDTQRRLFLNTKEDPNNHVFVEIKSLNEQWKTSNKTQVLPLQSFQMDTRVDESRTFNLKPVPRNYASNDNRRQLECDVSVSQRSHQMSAVVIRAVHEIKIRNQLDGLSMCVDVADSDTWQPQVYRDLFWYYRERQLKIESGALNCPIDCSDGDRQDQAGQANHPIRENYGHQVQQDNGIQVRNDQLFAQCQASQSRLSEQTRLVNQQVEESRNAVGNSEIGGNVEQLYMDSNDPSVNSNSQLDLQPNQISVKPKNTFTRLTNFIVNRFKKNSQPDEDFHPYSLPHDFPPAEAQAELSQGYLQLFSPMELTTTQTESYYVDIPKSH, encoded by the exons ATGTCCATGATGAAGGGACATCGgattttttcctttaaaaaacccCACAATTTTTTGGAGTCAAAAAGTCAACATGGTCATTCTCCTAAAATGGAAAAAGCTACAAAAGACTCACATATTTATGAAACAAATTTAGATTGCAAAGGTCCACATGGGGGTACTTCAAAAATGTCCCTGAAAAAGTCATCCACACATGCCGAAAAAGCGTGTGATAATTGTTATACGACTAACGAAAGAAAGCAACCACAATCCGAGAATTCAGAATCAGTAATCTATTGCCACTGCATTCCACCATTTGCCAAAGAAACTGATTTACCAACTGCAGTTGTCTACAGCAGCATCCCTGAACAACAGACTGCAGCTCTGACTAGAGTTCCATCG AATTACGAAGATCCAATTTACCAGAATGTCAGCCCAAAGTACAAGGTCAAATTAGAGACACCAAGAGAAGAGAATAAGTCATCTGgacacaaacaacaaaatgaagtaCACCTCCGCCACAAGAGTGAAGCAGCTGAGATATCACACACCAAGCCTGTACCAAATGCGAGAGGAGGGACACCTTCCAACAGGATAAACAAAGCTCAAGAACCCTCGAATGAGCAAAAGGGACAGAAGCATTATCAAAGATGTACTGATGACGTCACTAAAGAGGACAACGCAACTAGGGTTTCAGATACCAAGCATAAGCCTGTACCACGACCCAAAAGACTACGGGACTCCTGCAAAGAGATACATGAAAGTGAAGACCCACTTGAAGAATACATGGAGAGGGGACAGCACGAAAAGAACAAAGCCACTAAGAAGCCTTCTTTCATAAAGAAGCTGGAGACAAAACTTGAAGCAGGTCAACGAGCAACTTGCAAAGAGATGCCTGAAACTGAAGAAAACCTGAAAGATGCCAAGGGGCAGACGCAAGACGAAAAACGTGATCTCACTCAAAAGGACAAGGTGCCAGCTTCCAAGAAGAAACCGCAAACCGAACTAAGTCCAGGACAACAAACATCTTGCAAAGAAATACCTGAAATCGAAGAACACCTGGTGGAGTTCAGGAAGCAGTTAAAGCAGCAGGAAGGTTGCAGAGATATTACCAGTATGGTCGTTTCAAATCTCAATTTCAAGGGGCGCATGATGGACAAGAAAGGGGGATGTTTACAGCTGAAGTCACACGGTGTAGTCCTCTACATACCACCTGATGCTCTTGGAGATGAGCCTCAGGAAATATACATTTACGTTCAACAGAACTTAAAGTCATCTCATCACACTGTGAAGAATGGGTTCGTTTCACCCATTGTTCATTGTGGCACCTCTGGGCTCAAGTTCAACCTTCCTGTGATTCTGACCTTCCCTGTCCAGTCCAAAAGTTCTTCTCCCAAGTTGATGGGAGTTCGTCAAGATTCATCCACACAACCATGGGTAGACAGCTCTGATTGTTCCAGCGAAGTTGTACTGTTTCATGATGGTCTTTGCACAGTGATATCTGATCACTTCACTGGATTTGGAGCCGTTGAACAGTATGATGAGGAGCATCCTGTTACTGGCCCACATAGTGTAAAGCTCAGAGTTGGGGTTTTTATAGCACAGCATGAAACAATAGATCCGGTGAATGGTTGCATGCAGTTAAGAGTCCGTATCTGGGATGAGTCTCCAGAAACATGTGAG TATATCAAACAAGCTGAAGAAAACAGCACAGCAATGGACACACAACGTCGACTGTTCCTTAACACCAAGGAAGACCCAAACAACCATGTATTCGTCGAGATTAAGAGTCTGAATGAACAGTGGAAAACATCCAACAAAACACAG GTGCTGCCATTGCAAAGCTTTCAAATGGACACTCGCGTGGATGAGTCACGCACTTTTAATTTGAAACCAGTCCCCCGGAATTATGCGTCAAATGATAACCGACGGCAGCTAGAATGTGATGTCAGTGTGTCCCAAAGATCACATCAAATGTCTGCAGTGGTCATCAGGGCAGTTCATGAGATTAAAATAAGG AACCAACTGGATGGTTTAAGTATGTGTGTAGACGTTGCGGACTCCGACACCTGGCAACCACAAGTGTACAGGGATTTATTCTGGTACTACAGAGAAAGACAACTGAAGATTGAAAGCGGAGCGTTAAATTGTCCAATAGATTGTTCTGATGGTGACCGGCAAGACCAGGCCGGACAAGCAAACCATCCCATCCGGGAGAACTACGGGCATCAAGTTCAACAAGACAATGGGATACAGGTTAGAAATGACCAATTGTTTGCTCAATGTCAAGCAAGTCAAAGCAGACTAAGTGAACAAACCAGACTAGTAAACCAACAGGTTGAAGAGAGTCGGAATGCAGTAGGCAATTCTGAAATTGGTGGCAATGTTGAACAACTCTACATGGATTCTAATGACCCATCTGTAAATAGTAACAGCCAGCTAGATTTACAACCAAATCAGATCTCTGTCAAACCCAAGAATACATTCACACGTTTAACAAATTTCATAGTGAACCGCttcaaaaaaaattcacagccAGACGAAGACTTTCATCCTTACAGTTTGCCTCACGATTTCCCTCCAGCGGAAGCACAAGCTGAGCTTTCACAGGGTTACCTGCAACTATTTTCACCAATGGAATTAACTACCACTCAAACGGAATCTTACTATGTCGATATTCCTAAATCACATTAG
- the LOC139949499 gene encoding uncharacterized protein: MITARKVGHILPWSDVSSLHSCHLEFLGLMNIYAMRVKLSIALVATVNTPLTNHSSVCPTANMSHTSNAAFMRSTGFPAPSSSSGVSDVENNPFFESVDRLFEEGELALQEVTDLLLKDVSVAQEEPATDQPSSLAQVQAICDVQPRFSSPPMASHQSRQSTSNILAAPANDGCPLTAQAHSLPVTSGQSNRQSTSNVLAAPADAGCPPTAQAHSPPVAFGQSNRQATSRSDPRPIVIFCQLHSEDPSK, encoded by the exons ATGATTACTGCCCGAAAGGTTGGTCACATTTT GCCTTGGTCTGATGTCAGCTCGTTACACTCTTGCCATCTTGAGTTCCTCGGCTTGATGAACATCTATGCAATGAGGGTGAAACTAAGCATTGCATTAGTTGCCACGGTGAACACAcctttgaccaatcacagctcaGTATGTCCTACTGCTAACATGTCCCATACTTCCAAT GCAGCTTTTATGCGAAGTACGGGATTCCCTGCTCCTTCATCTTCAAGCGGAGTTTCGGACGTAGAGAACAACCCATTCTTCGAAAGTGTTGACCGCCTGTTTGAGGAGGGCGAGTTAGCTCTTCAAGAGGTCACAGATCTACTCCTGAAAGACGTGTCCGTGGCGCAGGAGGAGCCTGCAACAGACCAGCCTTCCTCACTTGCCCAGGTCCAGGCCATCTGTGATGTTCAGCCCAGATTCTCTAGTCCTCCCATGGCATCTCATCAATCCAGGCAGTCGACATCCAACATACTGGCTGCTCCGGCCAATGATGGCTGCCCGCTAACTGCCCAGGCCCATAGTCTTCCCGTGACCTCTGGTCAATCAAACAGGCAGTCGACATCCAACGTACTGGCTGCTCCAGCCGATGCCGGCTGCCCGCCAACTGCGCAGGCCCATAGTCCTCCCGTGGCCTTTGGTCAATCCAACAGGCAGGCGACATCCAGGTCAGATCCCAGACCTATTGTCATATTTTGCCAGCTACACAGCGAAGATCCCAGCAAGTAA